Proteins co-encoded in one Vibrio sp. SNU_ST1 genomic window:
- a CDS encoding L,D-transpeptidase family protein has translation MSYCANSTPLHSMKTRLHRAASLVVRTTLLASGIASSWVSAATFELPPTESRIVGRIQQHEVAAGETLAIIAKQYDIGFLSLMAANKGVDPFLPAEGYVLSIPSRLILPDTPRKGIVINLAELRLYYFEPDQNQVHVFPVGIGRVGRDTPEMITKISQKRPNPTWTPPNSIRKEYLEKGIELPRVVPAGPENPLGEYALRLAYGAGDYLIHGTNKDFGIGLRVSSGCIRMEPKDIEWLFEQVSRGEKVTIIDEPIKVSLEPDRSVFVEAHEPLTRSDGSKKLLQIPVELKWWLEDADLPNSKAKAVIFAQNGVPVEIAPPVIEF, from the coding sequence ATGTCGTATTGCGCTAACTCGACGCCTTTGCATTCAATGAAAACCCGACTACACAGGGCAGCATCTCTTGTTGTAAGAACTACTTTGCTTGCCAGTGGGATAGCTTCATCGTGGGTGTCTGCTGCAACCTTTGAATTGCCACCAACAGAAAGCCGCATTGTGGGCAGAATACAGCAACATGAAGTGGCGGCAGGCGAAACCTTGGCCATCATTGCCAAGCAATACGATATTGGTTTCCTCTCTTTAATGGCAGCCAACAAAGGAGTGGATCCTTTTCTTCCCGCGGAAGGCTATGTGTTAAGCATTCCAAGTCGTTTGATTCTTCCTGATACCCCAAGAAAGGGGATTGTCATCAATCTTGCTGAGTTGAGGTTGTACTACTTTGAGCCCGATCAAAATCAGGTGCATGTATTCCCTGTAGGTATCGGTCGAGTGGGGCGCGATACCCCCGAGATGATCACCAAGATAAGTCAAAAAAGACCGAATCCAACATGGACTCCACCAAATTCAATCCGCAAAGAGTATCTTGAAAAGGGCATTGAATTACCGAGAGTAGTTCCCGCCGGGCCGGAAAACCCTCTGGGCGAGTATGCTCTGAGGCTTGCCTATGGCGCAGGTGATTATTTGATACACGGCACCAATAAAGACTTTGGCATAGGTCTACGAGTCAGCTCCGGGTGTATCCGTATGGAGCCAAAAGATATTGAGTGGCTTTTTGAGCAGGTTAGTCGTGGTGAGAAAGTCACAATAATTGATGAGCCGATCAAAGTGTCTTTAGAGCCAGATAGAAGCGTGTTTGTTGAAGCTCACGAACCATTGACGCGAAGCGACGGCTCTAAGAAATTATTGCAAATCCCCGTTGAATTAAAATGGTGGCTTGAAGATGCAGACCTACCAAATTCAAAAGCGAAAGCGGTGATATTTGCTCAAAATGGCGTGCCTGTTGAGATAGCACCACCCGTGATTGAGTTCTAA
- a CDS encoding methyl-accepting chemotaxis protein, which produces MRQLLSGLSIKIQILIPVLFSVVLLLTGVIIGGDKLENAFKDVSTATDQLILHKEELSEIVDNSYGMRIKAIYSLFNPDDVNTLVETLNQKRDQNSRLLSSLDTVPGMQDEVAAMSKAMGHYVNFSRNTMLPLLKAKHGNSGLTSDFDTRYQTAIDQYRHAGNEMVKAIDSLSKKLNLLATQQVHTNGQQHTSTLNTATIGLLVILSIALVISWTLAGIIVKPINNIQATMREVAKGNLLVKAEEHGDNEISRLAQDVNKSVEQLRDTVSSLSRISIEVASASTELAAVMTQSSANSDQEKQEVEQVASAVNQLESTAANVNENAVQADSASKQADEMATHSMSLFNESNQANEQMAIQLSEAANVVGTLKEHSEKIGNVIEVIQSISEQTNLLALNAAIEAARAGESGRGFAVVADEVRMLAARTQDSTKEIQTIIEGLQVQSGNANESMSSSLSMLEHNQTLSGEVSSALSGIANSVTDITEINTQVAAAAEEQSQVTSDINRNISNIYSLVSQNVTGITQAAAASHELSNLAEQQKQQLGFFKV; this is translated from the coding sequence ATGCGCCAACTTCTCAGTGGCTTATCAATTAAAATACAAATTCTTATTCCAGTGCTCTTTTCCGTCGTATTACTTTTGACGGGTGTCATCATCGGTGGTGACAAGCTGGAAAACGCATTTAAAGATGTATCAACAGCAACAGATCAACTCATTCTACATAAAGAAGAACTCAGCGAAATCGTCGACAATAGTTACGGCATGCGCATCAAAGCAATCTATAGCTTGTTCAACCCTGATGATGTAAACACACTCGTTGAAACGCTTAATCAAAAACGCGATCAAAACTCACGCCTACTGAGCTCATTAGACACAGTGCCAGGTATGCAAGATGAAGTCGCAGCAATGAGCAAGGCGATGGGCCACTACGTTAACTTTTCACGCAACACCATGCTTCCCCTGTTAAAAGCAAAACACGGTAATTCAGGGCTAACTTCTGACTTTGATACTCGTTACCAAACGGCGATTGACCAATACCGCCATGCAGGTAATGAAATGGTAAAAGCAATCGACAGTCTTTCTAAAAAGCTAAACTTGCTTGCTACTCAACAAGTCCATACCAATGGTCAGCAACACACTAGCACCCTAAATACTGCGACTATTGGGCTTTTAGTGATTCTATCTATTGCTCTTGTTATTAGCTGGACACTGGCTGGCATCATTGTTAAACCAATCAACAATATTCAGGCTACCATGCGCGAAGTAGCAAAAGGTAACCTGCTAGTAAAAGCCGAAGAACATGGAGACAATGAGATCTCACGTCTTGCGCAAGACGTAAACAAATCCGTTGAGCAATTGCGTGACACGGTAAGTTCACTATCTCGAATCAGCATCGAAGTTGCGTCAGCATCTACTGAACTAGCTGCTGTAATGACACAATCAAGTGCGAACTCAGACCAAGAGAAGCAAGAAGTAGAACAAGTTGCTTCTGCCGTCAATCAACTTGAGAGCACAGCAGCAAACGTCAACGAAAATGCAGTACAAGCCGACTCAGCGTCTAAGCAAGCTGACGAAATGGCGACACACAGCATGAGCTTGTTTAATGAAAGTAACCAAGCAAACGAGCAAATGGCGATTCAGCTTAGCGAAGCTGCAAACGTTGTTGGCACGCTAAAAGAGCACTCAGAGAAGATTGGTAACGTCATTGAGGTTATTCAAAGCATCTCAGAGCAAACTAACCTTCTTGCGCTTAACGCTGCTATTGAAGCCGCTCGTGCAGGTGAAAGCGGACGTGGTTTTGCGGTTGTAGCTGATGAAGTGAGAATGCTAGCAGCACGTACACAAGATTCGACCAAAGAAATCCAAACCATCATTGAAGGCTTGCAGGTTCAATCTGGCAACGCAAATGAGAGTATGAGCAGTTCGCTGTCTATGTTGGAACATAACCAAACGCTTTCGGGTGAGGTAAGCTCTGCACTTTCAGGCATTGCGAACTCAGTAACGGATATCACGGAAATCAACACTCAGGTCGCCGCTGCAGCAGAAGAGCAAAGCCAAGTGACTTCAGACATTAACCGTAATATCTCAAATATCTACAGCTTAGTAAGCCAAAATGTAACAGGCATTACCCAAGCTGCAGCAGCAAGCCACGAGTTATCAAACCTCGCTGAACAACAAAAGCAGCAGTTGGGCTTCTTTAAGGTTTAA
- the deoD gene encoding purine-nucleoside phosphorylase — protein sequence MATPHINAQAGDFAETVLMPGDPLRAKYIAETFLDDVKQVCDVRNMFGYTGTYKGKKVSVMGHGMGIPSCCIYVHELIAEYGVKNVIRVGSCGAVRDDVKLMDVVIGMGASTDSKVNRIRFNNHDFAAIADFGLLEEAVNQARAQEVPVKVGNVFSADLFYTPEADLFEKMEKLGILGVDMEAAGIYGVAADLGAKALTILTVSDHIIRGEKLSSEDRQKSFNDMMKVALETAINI from the coding sequence ATGGCTACACCTCATATTAATGCTCAAGCTGGTGATTTCGCAGAAACTGTACTTATGCCAGGCGACCCGCTTCGCGCAAAATACATTGCAGAAACATTCCTTGATGACGTGAAGCAAGTTTGTGACGTTCGCAACATGTTTGGTTACACAGGTACTTACAAAGGTAAGAAAGTTTCTGTAATGGGCCACGGTATGGGTATTCCATCATGCTGCATCTATGTACATGAGCTAATTGCTGAGTACGGCGTAAAGAACGTTATTCGTGTAGGTAGCTGTGGTGCGGTACGTGATGACGTTAAACTAATGGACGTTGTTATCGGTATGGGTGCATCGACTGACTCAAAAGTAAACCGCATTCGTTTCAACAACCATGACTTCGCGGCAATCGCTGATTTCGGTCTTCTAGAAGAAGCTGTTAACCAAGCACGTGCACAAGAAGTTCCAGTTAAAGTTGGTAACGTATTCTCTGCAGACCTTTTCTACACTCCAGAAGCTGACCTTTTCGAAAAAATGGAAAAGCTAGGCATCCTTGGTGTTGATATGGAAGCCGCTGGTATTTACGGTGTTGCTGCGGATCTTGGTGCTAAAGCTCTAACTATCCTAACAGTATCTGACCACATCATCCGTGGTGAGAAACTAAGCTCCGAAGATCGTCAAAAATCTTTCAACGACATGATGAAAGTTGCTCTAGAGACTGCAATCAACATCTAA
- a CDS encoding Lpp/OprI family alanine-zipper lipoprotein produces the protein MNKTLIAAAASVFILAGCSSEPEEAAMSQMDQLTNQVAELTSEVEALKGDKAAAEMKAQEAAAAAMAAKEEADRANDRIDNIAESYTK, from the coding sequence ATGAATAAGACGTTAATCGCAGCTGCAGCCTCAGTTTTCATTTTAGCTGGTTGTTCTTCTGAGCCAGAAGAAGCTGCAATGTCACAAATGGATCAATTGACTAACCAAGTTGCTGAGCTAACCAGTGAAGTAGAAGCACTTAAAGGCGATAAAGCTGCAGCAGAAATGAAAGCTCAAGAAGCAGCTGCAGCCGCTATGGCAGCAAAAGAAGAAGCGGATCGTGCTAACGACCGTATCGACAACATCGCAGAGTCTTACACTAAATAG
- a CDS encoding triacylglycerol lipase: MKKILIWTIACLSSFGVYAGTSASALETSGYTATKYPIMLVHGLFGFDTLAGVDYFYGVPESLTKDGASVYVAQVSATNSSEVRGEQLLAQVETLLAATGASKVNLVGHSHGGPTARYVASVRPDLVASVTSIGGVHKGSKVADLVRGTVSEGSVSEGIAVKLAGGLTALINLLSGGTDLDQDGLASLEALTTEGSLAFNQFYPEGVPTSECGDGEWQAKNGVYYYSWTGSSTFTNLLDPTDGAMTILGLAFNEPNDGLVGACSAHLGKVIGDDYKMNHLDEINGLLGIHHLFETDPVTLYRQHANRLKLAGL; this comes from the coding sequence TTGAAAAAGATATTAATTTGGACGATAGCCTGCCTATCCAGTTTTGGCGTATATGCCGGAACAAGTGCATCAGCATTAGAAACCAGCGGATACACTGCAACGAAATACCCTATTATGTTGGTACACGGCTTGTTTGGTTTCGATACATTAGCAGGCGTGGATTACTTCTATGGCGTACCGGAGTCTCTAACTAAAGATGGTGCGAGCGTATACGTTGCTCAGGTTTCTGCTACCAACAGTTCCGAAGTTCGTGGTGAACAGTTACTCGCTCAAGTAGAGACGCTGTTAGCTGCGACAGGCGCAAGTAAAGTGAATCTAGTTGGTCATAGTCACGGTGGTCCGACTGCGCGCTATGTCGCCTCGGTTCGACCTGATCTTGTTGCCTCGGTGACGAGCATTGGTGGTGTTCATAAAGGATCTAAAGTGGCAGACCTTGTTCGGGGGACGGTATCTGAAGGGTCAGTTTCAGAAGGTATCGCGGTTAAATTGGCTGGTGGATTGACGGCGCTTATCAACCTGTTATCTGGTGGAACGGATCTTGACCAAGATGGCCTTGCGTCTCTTGAAGCGTTGACCACTGAAGGTTCGCTTGCATTCAATCAGTTTTACCCTGAAGGCGTGCCGACGTCTGAGTGTGGTGATGGTGAATGGCAAGCAAAAAACGGTGTCTATTACTATTCATGGACAGGATCTTCCACTTTTACCAACCTTCTTGATCCTACCGACGGAGCGATGACAATCCTTGGTCTAGCTTTTAATGAACCTAATGACGGGTTAGTGGGAGCATGTAGCGCGCATTTGGGCAAAGTGATTGGTGATGATTACAAAATGAATCACCTAGACGAGATCAATGGACTATTGGGTATCCACCATCTTTTTGAGACCGACCCTGTGACTTTATATCGTCAGCACGCCAATCGATTGAAGCTGGCCGGTTTGTAG
- a CDS encoding SGNH/GDSL hydrolase family protein, with amino-acid sequence MKNTAFILALTMPFGAYAAEDSIPTPESITSAQVLSTQGSETYSYVRCWYRTDASHDSPATDWKWAKKENGDYYTINGYWWSSVSFKNMFYSDTPQPEIKQRCEETLDIQNDVADITYFAADNRFSYNHSIWTNDNVVQANTINRIVTFGDSLSDTGNLFNGSQWIFPNANSWFLGHFSNGLVWTEYLAKAKDVPLYNWAVGGAAGTNQYVALTGVYDQVTSYLTYMKVAKNYRPENSLFTLEFGLNDFMNYNREVADVKADFSSALIRLTESGANNILLFTLPDATKAPQFKYSTEQEIIKVRGKILEFNQFIKTQAKYYQSMGKNVVLFDASALFASITDNPEQHGFRNASDACLNINRSSAADYLKSHSLTNDCAAYGSDSYVFWGVTHPTTATHKYIADHILAYSFSTFDF; translated from the coding sequence ATGAAAAATACGGCTTTTATACTCGCGTTAACCATGCCTTTTGGCGCTTATGCTGCTGAAGATTCAATACCGACACCTGAATCCATTACATCCGCACAAGTACTTAGTACACAAGGTTCAGAGACCTATTCTTATGTTCGATGCTGGTATCGAACCGATGCCTCACATGACTCCCCAGCCACCGACTGGAAATGGGCAAAAAAAGAAAATGGTGATTACTACACGATCAATGGATACTGGTGGTCTTCTGTATCCTTCAAAAACATGTTTTACAGTGATACGCCCCAGCCTGAAATCAAGCAACGTTGTGAAGAAACGCTCGACATCCAAAATGATGTCGCAGACATCACTTACTTTGCAGCAGACAACCGATTCTCTTATAACCACTCAATTTGGACAAATGACAACGTTGTCCAAGCGAACACCATCAACCGTATCGTCACCTTCGGTGATAGTCTTTCTGACACCGGTAACCTATTTAACGGCTCTCAATGGATTTTCCCGAACGCTAACTCGTGGTTTTTAGGGCACTTTTCAAACGGTTTAGTCTGGACAGAGTATTTAGCAAAGGCGAAAGATGTTCCTCTTTATAACTGGGCAGTAGGTGGGGCTGCTGGCACCAATCAATACGTCGCATTAACCGGAGTATATGACCAAGTCACCTCTTACTTAACCTATATGAAAGTCGCCAAAAACTACCGCCCAGAAAACTCGTTGTTTACTTTAGAGTTTGGCCTCAATGACTTTATGAACTACAACCGAGAAGTGGCCGATGTAAAGGCCGATTTCAGCAGCGCTTTGATCCGCTTAACGGAATCTGGTGCAAACAATATCCTGCTGTTCACCTTGCCTGATGCAACCAAAGCACCTCAATTCAAATACTCAACTGAACAAGAGATCATTAAAGTTCGTGGTAAGATTTTAGAGTTCAATCAATTTATCAAGACGCAGGCCAAGTATTACCAAAGCATGGGTAAAAACGTGGTGTTGTTCGATGCAAGCGCGTTGTTCGCCAGCATTACCGATAATCCAGAGCAACATGGCTTTCGAAACGCAAGTGATGCCTGCCTTAATATCAATAGAAGCTCAGCAGCCGACTACCTAAAAAGTCACAGCTTAACCAATGATTGCGCAGCGTACGGATCAGACAGCTATGTCTTCTGGGGGGTAACACACCCAACGACCGCCACCCACAAATACATTGCCGACCATATCTTAGCGTATTCATTCTCAACCTTTGATTTCTAA
- a CDS encoding lipase secretion chaperone, with protein MKKTAILSITTIALMSTAAVFLYVTFSPANTENLNSNNKQQNVSSLKVTSQQDTEIDNASAKDMMEYFVSGNTELTLEDIRDNVAKHHEQSQVAIVDEALFAKYLEYKLALTSLDVQFDTTSISAEDLRALNQALLDLQAQFFSESEVSILFTHDNRMREIALEKLLLKQEGLDESEYQQRLESYLSEQPDYVQASHQNQVLLQQLSSSKGLDEQGLYLKRNELVGEEATQRLEALDQQRADFDGALEIYFVERNDILNDPALSKIEQQETIAQLRTTHFQPEQLRRVEAIERIRAAESDQ; from the coding sequence ATGAAAAAGACCGCTATTTTGTCGATAACCACGATAGCCCTGATGAGTACAGCGGCGGTCTTTTTATATGTAACCTTTTCGCCGGCTAATACAGAGAATCTAAATTCAAACAACAAACAACAGAACGTTTCCTCATTGAAGGTTACCTCTCAACAAGATACCGAAATTGACAATGCATCAGCCAAAGACATGATGGAATATTTCGTGTCAGGCAATACCGAATTAACTCTTGAAGATATCCGTGACAATGTGGCAAAACACCACGAGCAATCACAGGTCGCGATCGTTGATGAGGCACTGTTTGCCAAATATCTTGAGTACAAGTTGGCACTGACATCACTGGACGTGCAATTTGACACCACATCAATATCCGCAGAGGACCTACGCGCACTGAATCAAGCTCTCCTAGATCTTCAAGCGCAGTTTTTCAGTGAGAGCGAGGTGAGTATTTTGTTTACCCATGACAACAGAATGAGGGAAATCGCTTTAGAAAAGTTACTTCTGAAACAAGAAGGGCTAGACGAGTCAGAATATCAGCAAAGGCTTGAGTCTTATCTATCTGAACAGCCAGATTACGTTCAAGCCAGTCATCAAAATCAGGTGTTATTGCAGCAACTATCCAGCTCTAAGGGCTTAGATGAACAAGGCCTGTACTTGAAGAGAAACGAACTGGTTGGCGAAGAAGCGACACAGAGGCTCGAAGCGCTTGATCAACAAAGGGCGGACTTTGATGGAGCTTTAGAAATTTACTTTGTTGAACGAAATGACATTTTGAATGACCCTGCACTCTCTAAAATTGAGCAACAAGAGACTATCGCACAGCTTCGGACTACGCATTTTCAGCCAGAACAACTTCGAAGAGTCGAAGCGATTGAAAGAATCAGAGCTGCTGAGAGCGATCAGTAA
- a CDS encoding DEAD/DEAH box helicase, with the protein MHFKDLGLDNRLLKNLKHYDFKKATEIQSKAIPVAIAGKDLLASSKTGSGKTLAFVLPMIHKALKTKAFSAKDPRGVILAPTRELAKQVYGELRSMLGGLSYEATLILGGENFNDQVKALRKYPRFIVATPGRLADHLEHRSLFLDGVETLILDEADRMLDLGFAPELRRIANAAKHRRRQTLMFSATLDHAEVNDIANEMLDSPKRISVGVSNEQHLDITQKFYLCDHLDHKEAILDRVIEEAEYRQVMIFTATRADTDRLTEKLNEKKLKAVALSGNLNQTQRNAIMSQFERAVYKILVTTDVASRGIDIPNVSHVINFDMPKHTEEYVHRVGRTGRAGNKGDAISLVGPKDWDSFKRVELYLQQDLTFSVLEGLKGKFKGIKPRKPAFAKGGPAKKKTNTQVKKTPKKPVKRDKSFHQNVAVGDTVFIPKKKVAPKTDDE; encoded by the coding sequence TTGCACTTTAAAGATTTAGGCTTAGATAACCGCTTACTGAAGAACTTAAAACATTACGACTTCAAGAAGGCGACAGAGATCCAATCAAAAGCGATCCCTGTTGCTATTGCTGGTAAGGATCTATTGGCTTCATCAAAAACGGGATCAGGAAAAACATTGGCGTTTGTGTTGCCAATGATTCATAAAGCATTAAAAACAAAAGCGTTTTCTGCTAAAGATCCTCGTGGTGTAATTTTGGCTCCTACTCGTGAGCTAGCAAAACAAGTTTATGGCGAGCTGCGTAGCATGCTTGGTGGTCTATCTTACGAAGCTACACTTATTTTGGGTGGTGAAAACTTTAACGACCAAGTTAAGGCTCTGCGTAAGTACCCTCGCTTTATTGTTGCGACTCCAGGCCGCCTTGCGGATCACCTTGAGCACCGTTCACTGTTTTTAGATGGTGTTGAAACGCTAATCCTTGATGAAGCTGACCGTATGCTAGATTTAGGTTTCGCACCTGAATTGCGTCGTATCGCGAATGCAGCTAAACACCGTCGCCGTCAAACGTTGATGTTCTCTGCGACACTTGATCACGCGGAAGTGAACGACATTGCAAATGAAATGCTAGACTCACCTAAACGCATCTCAGTGGGTGTTTCTAACGAACAGCACCTTGATATCACTCAAAAGTTTTATCTGTGTGATCATCTTGATCATAAAGAAGCAATTTTGGATCGTGTTATTGAAGAAGCTGAATACCGTCAGGTGATGATCTTCACGGCAACTCGTGCTGATACTGATCGCCTAACCGAGAAGCTAAATGAGAAGAAGCTTAAAGCGGTGGCATTGAGCGGTAACCTAAACCAAACGCAACGTAATGCAATCATGAGCCAGTTCGAGCGTGCGGTTTACAAGATCTTGGTAACAACAGACGTTGCTTCACGTGGTATTGATATTCCAAACGTAAGCCACGTTATTAACTTTGACATGCCTAAGCATACAGAAGAGTACGTGCACCGTGTTGGTCGTACTGGTCGTGCGGGTAACAAAGGTGATGCAATCTCTTTGGTTGGTCCAAAGGATTGGGATAGCTTCAAGCGTGTTGAGCTTTACCTTCAACAAGATCTTACCTTCTCTGTACTTGAAGGGCTAAAAGGTAAGTTCAAAGGCATTAAGCCGCGCAAACCTGCTTTTGCTAAAGGCGGTCCTGCGAAGAAGAAAACCAACACTCAAGTTAAGAAAACGCCGAAAAAACCGGTTAAGCGCGATAAGAGCTTCCACCAGAATGTGGCAGTGGGTGATACAGTATTTATCCCTAAGAAGAAAGTTGCGCCAAAAACTGACGACGAGTAA